In Cheilinus undulatus linkage group 14, ASM1832078v1, whole genome shotgun sequence, the genomic stretch TTAAAGTGAGCCATGATAATATAACAGCGTGCGCCTCTGCTGCTGACTGTGGCGATCAGCAGATTCTCACTGCACGAAGACAGCGGGTAAATCACTGGACTTCCGGTCACTATTTTCAAAGTAATGACGgcctatgattttttttttttttctcaaagcttAGAAGTAGAAAATTATTTGGGGAAATTTAAAAACTCGtattaaaatttgaataatgTTTCTTTCGGCTGTACCATATCTTCTCATTTAGCAtatctttaatattttatcttttattaatttttactggatttatttttcctcattgtgactgtgactcattattgctttttaaaactacatttttattttatcgtGTGTCATGGGTATGCGTCGGCTGGTATCTGCTTCCATATATTTGCTCATCTGCGTACTTATGGATTTTATGCTCAGTTTTGTCAAGCTTATTGtccttatttatttttattgtagcGGCAGCTGATTGTATGTAGCACCTGGGGTCCAACATAATGCCCCAAGGGaacaataaagtgtattttctCGTAACTAAGGTTACCGACGAAATCTAAGGTCAAAATAAATAACGAGCATATTACGGTTTCTGTTCGCTCtcttaaagtggaaaaaaaagaatataattGTACTAAATTGTACAAATCGTTCTCACTCGGTCACAATGAGGCTGCTTAACCAAAGCTTTTAATGCATTTCgcaacattttccttttttttaatcaaatggaATAAACAGCTTCTTCGAATgtaatgtaattattttgaaaagtcaAGATGATATAGGCTTAAGACTCAGGTTACTTCCGGTAACTTGACAAAGGTAAACTCCTCCATATATTTTTAGGGCAGGTAGGCTATATGCGTCAGGGCTGATAAAGGGGAAATGTCATTTTGAAGAGACCGGAATACTGTGCTGTTAATTTTTGAAAGTTAGCATCATTTTGGAAATTTTTTCAGATCTGAAGAATAATTGTGTGTCTGGGTctttttattcagatttaatTAGATTTATATAGATGAATTCAGAGgttgaaaaagtacaaaaatacagTAAGATAAGATTATTGTACTTATTTTAAAGTACATTTGTTCAGGTTAAAACTTACTTCAGCAAAAGtgaaagtactgatttcaagatgtactcaaaaagtacaagaacCCCAAAACAGCACAACTACAGTAATTTGAGAAAATATAATCTTTCCCTCTCttgatcaattaaaaaagcTCTACTGATGGCTCTCTGGTAAATCTGTGGTTTTTCTATTAGTTATCTATCAGTTTTAAGTTAGACTCACATGAAGAAGCTAATTATTTCCCTATATGATAAAGAATAGCACTGAAACATCAGAAGTCATCTCAATTATAAAGATACTACTGTTAGTTCAATTATTGCTAGATTAAACAATTATTGAATAGCTCATGAAGGTCCATTACTGAGTGTGAGGCACATTTTTATGCTATAGGTAGGCAGATAATGCTTGCAAGTCATGCTTTTATCCCATACGAAACATCAAGCAACATTTTTGAGAAATTATCTTTTCTAGCTTATTTTAAACCTTCTGTTTTTGATTACATagcttaaatatttatttcaaccTTAGtctgtaaaaaacaacaacacgtACTACAGCGCCCCTGTTGGTGGTGGAGTGGATAgaagtggttgccatggtgcGGCGTCTGTGGTACGGTTTGAGTTAACCTTTAGGCGTGGACAAAACTACTATCTGGACgctctctgctgcttttctactGTAGATTATTCCATGAAGACGTCATTGAAAAGGATAATTATTGCTTCTGTTTCCAAAATGGGCGGAGGACTATGTAGTCCTATATTAGACAGTAGCATACTTAGCTTAAGTTCATGCTAGCTTGCTAGGTAATAGCTTAGGCTAACAGTAGCCGACTGGATCCTCAGAAGATGCCAATAACTGCCACAACAGTTCAGGTAAACAACACGGTGATGCAAAATAAGAGATCGCTAAGTAAATGCAAAAGTTAGCGCCAGCAGGCAACGAGGGGTAGCACTGAAACCGAGCCCACCTGTTGATGCTAGGATTGTGTTGCTATGCTAGCATAATAATCTGTCATCATTGGGTCAGTTTCCCCATCACCGTTAGCTTAAAACGCATCTTGAGTGTTGGCAGTTGTTTAAGTAAGTACTCTGATATAATGTAATCTTCTTTTCTCTAATCACTTCAGCTgggcaaaaataaatatgaaatgtgTGGTTGATGTCAGGTTGTAGCTCCATGTTGCTGTTTTGACTTGGCAGGCAGTCtcaaaacaatgcatctgtcaCCAGCAGACGGTTCCTTATAATCCTGCCTGTTCTTGTCACGTAGAGATGGCTAGGGAAAAGCTAGCACTGCTGTTGTAATAAGCTGTTAAAAAACAGCatatgtttgcatattttttagACATTGTGTCCTGACTGTATTTCAGCTGGTGATAGCATGATTTGAGGCCCAAGAACAGAAGACAGACGCTTGATGGAGGAGAAGATATGAAGGAAGGTGAAAGCAGAGATGCTGTGGATGTAGTATCACCTATTTGGTGAGTGAAAACACACTCTGTACAAATGGGTTTATTTTCCATAGTCAAAGTTATTTGTGTCATTTGTGTGATATACTATGAGGGatgaaagtaacaaaaaaataaactactAAAGAGgaggtgataaaaaaaatagaaaatacaatgataaaaattcatttgaatcaaaaaatgaattaataaaatataaattgaTTTGATTCATTAAAGGTTGattttgatgagtttgatgaaaatagtggctgatttgatcatttttattgtttttcactcatcatttatcattaacAGCGCAAACATTTCATTATTTAGGGAAAGGGGCCTCAACTGTGAAAGGAAAAGGGATGATGAAATAAGGCGATGAAAATATATATGATTGGACTTATAAAGCATCAAAATCCAcgagaattaaaatatgtttatgaagtgaaaataaaattgataaCCCTGAGATTGCCATTGACATACCATTTTTGTTATCTCAAGGTTTATCCTATGTAGCTGACAATTTTTGTTACTTCCACCTCAGAAAATAAGACCATGCTTCTATCAAACCACTCAACTCTCAACTTAAATGTCCAAAcggcatgcagcagcagagatactTTTGGGTTCTATTTCATTACTAAATTACCTTTTTGAAGTGAGAAATTGCAAAGCTCATGCCCTGGTTTTACACACTtctataatttaatttttattattttcacccTCATAATATGCCTTTATAATGAAGAACCAAACCTGTGACCTAGTATGAAAACAGAGTTTCACTTCTATATTGTGTATGTGTCTGGTAATGTTTACCCATCAGCACCAATTGCAGTAGAAGTCTACCAAAATTTTGCAATACTTCTGGACCAAACTAATCACCCCTTATTCATTTAGTGTACAACCTGTCTGCATGGTTTGACCTTCAGCCAGGCTCTTTCTATTTGTGGTGATGCTGCAGTTTGTACTGCTGTTGCTATAGAATCATGTCAATCAAGTGCTATTGTCTGAGCAGATAATTCATCCAGATGACAACATGAACTTTACATGTCATTATCTTTTGTCTTAACTGGATTTATCTTGATGTATGTATTTCAAACAGTTGAGATTCTTCCtattattaatttttcattCTAAAATACATCTGCTCTTATATTATTTATGTAGAAAATATGTGGGAAAGATTAGTCTTTTAGTATGATACATGGTAAATATCAGGATATActgtacagtaaaaataaatggtttatgaaacttttttttctacaaccaatagaacaaaaacacactggcTGAccataatgcatttttttttccattaaaatccatgtaaatGCACATCTTATTAGGGTCTCAATGATAATCTGGCAGAGAGGGACAGGCTAGTATTTTGAATGCAGTGGCATTAGCAGTTATATCATACATCAGTAAGCCTCATGGAAAATTCCACCTCAAGTGTGTTGTCGCTTAGTGACCAAGACATACAATACAGAGTACCTGAGCAAAACCAGCCGGCTATGGCCGTTGATCActgtttaggttttattttcttatattgatttttaagaTGTATAAGTAAATGTTTGTAGTTGTTAAGTTGCGGCTCTAAGAAAAAACTTTATTCTGATTAGAAGGgtcatgtttattttctgaattttttgtgtttaatttcatCCCAGAATTTCTTCTCTAGGTAGTAAAATGGAATCAGAAATCAAATCTGACTTTTATGAAGACAACCGAGATGCTGATCAAAGCCGCCAGTCATTCCGAAGTGCAAAGAAATATTCTCGTGAATCGTCTTCCCAAAAACTCAAGGAGAATTTTGAGGAGAATAACCagaatgagggggaaaaaaataacgGTGTGGAGAGCAGATCCAAAACCAGGACCTGGCGGTCAGATCCAGATCGGGACAAGATGTCAGACAAAGAAGGACAGAGAAGTAGGCAGTCATTTTACTCCGAGGACTATGAGAATGACTCCCGTTCAGAGAGTCCACTGTCACCGTACTCCAGATCTCGGACTCCATCCCCTGCTCTTGAAAGGGGGGCACGGGCAAAGAGGATTTCTGGTAGCCCCCTCTATAAAACAGGTATGTAGAGCAGGCAAAGATCTAGTGTGGTCTGCTGAATGAGGGAAACCCAAATTAAATGTGCTTAACTGTCCAGATGATGGCAGTGTTAGATTTTAACAAGCTGGTTCAGCAGAAACACAAGCAGACTTGCAAATCTGTTTTTCATGCAAAGAAGATTTATTCTAATTTTACAATAGCTCTAAACAACAAGGTAATTGTATTATGGGAAGAATTAGATTTTTAGAAAATTGCAGCTCAAATTATATTCACTGTTGTAAGAGCACATGTCAATCTGTTGCATTAATGACCTGTAAATGTTTGTCAGTgccttttactttatttttactctgcGTTTCTCTCTGCCTTGCAGGTGGTTTGGGACGCCGGGGTCTCTCTCGCCCACTGCGCCTTGGTGGCCTGCCTCTATCCCAGCAGCATCGCAGGGCAGTGCATTCACAAAGCAAAGAGTCCACACCCTCTAAAGACCTGGACCTGGTGACCAAGAGGATGCTTTCAGCCCGCCTGCTAAAGATCAATGACCTCCGTAACTCACTAGCTGAGCTTCAACTTCGTGCTGATGAGCTGCAGAAGGAGAATCGAATCCTCAGACAGGTAGACCAAAGCCTGTAGTTCAGTTTGGGTTGAGTTCTTTGTTTAATACTTTTGGATTTATTGTACTGTACTTTTGGTAAAATAAACAGGATCTTTGTAGAAAACCATTCTTTTTCTTCTAATAATGAACCTGTGGgagcattaaataaaaatatatatttttaatgccttaAAGCTTCAGGTGCGTCAAGAGAAAGCCCTGCAGCGCTATGACGACACAGAAAGTGAAATTTCCCAGCTGCTGGCCCGCCATGCCAACGAGACCCATGTGCTTCGAGAGCGACTCAGGCGGACCCAAGAGCGAGAGCGGGCAGTAGAGCGGAGGTTAAAGGACAGTGAGGATCAGCTACACAGGAGTCATGCCACCATCACAAGGCTAAAGAAACTTGTCAACCAGCGTGAGCTAGGAGAAAGAGACGAGCTGAGCCGCAGGCTGGAAGAAGAGAAGACTCGAACCCAGGAGGCAGAAAGAAAGATAAAGGCAATTTATTTGAGATCTACTGAAtatgcatgaatatattttgatGGAGCTGAGATTGAAAATATCTGATTTCAGTCTCAGAATGAAATGTTTCCTTGAATCTAGGTTAATTTGCTCTAACATTTGACATCTCTGTTCATGATCTTTTCATGACATGACATGGGTccaggttaaaacctagtatatggctgaccacaactaTCTAGGATGCCTGTTGAAGTGCTTGACTGAATTGTATGTTCTGgcagagagattttttttggagtttgtgtatttgtgctgtCCCTAAtatctgtgggttgagaattgaaggaccctaaagtttaaaacataaagccctgttgGCAGGAAACGGCTAACCTGACACccatatccattgcatgaatatatctGACATTCATCCAGTGAAGCTCCCatagaaaatgtttgggaagggcaggacttttcagaaaatcttcagaagtGATTCTAGGAACAttctctctgtcacattcatgatgggccaatcagagcaacaaatttTGTGGTGCAAATGCGCTACTCTTGTGCAGGCTACCGCTgccttagattgttaatggtgaagcttcatttaaaatagaGGCCAAGGCCAGTCAGGAGACGAGTGATGGGAATTCCAACTCTTTTCAGAGATCCAGATCCAGTCCTTATATATGAGGAATTTATTGTTACTGGTTACTTAAATTTATGTGgctacattttctcctctctctatttctctctctctctatatctTTTGAGTGAAGACTGAATGCACAGAGCCCTGAGCAATGTAATGTGTATGTATGTACcccttttcttttattgtatctgattggttaaaagttgtacacagacacacatgcaccTACACAGACACATCGAGTCAACCACAGCCTTATGTTAACAAGGAAGTGTCTTTATGGCGTTGGCTGTGGCAGAATGGAGAGGGACACACAACAGGGGACacgcaaaaacatcttctcttcCAAGACAAACTTTCGTTAtagctctctgctctggttttatcGAGGAAAATGGTCCAGTTCCGAGTAAACTGatgcagaaatgtggtccagttctagtaaaaaggacgaaatgctaaagctatatctgaggtatttccAGCAGTGGAGGTAGCCATTACTGAGGGCTTTCCGTTCAACtaaacccaactctgtatggtatgGTTCTGAAAGTTGTGTCATTCACTCAGTCAGATACATACAGACCCATCTGTAGGCAAAAAAGTTTCACTGTACCCAAATAAACCCTAAAGAACTAAGTTTAATTGTTTGTGAATGTTGCCCTTTAAAGGATCTGGAGCGTAGCATGGAGCTGAGCAACAGCAGTTTCCAGAGGCAGCTGgctgcagagaggaagaagacCATCAGTGCCCAGGAAGAGATCAGGACTctgcaggaggagctggaacGATTGACCAATAAACTCAAGGTCCTTAtatacagaaataaacaaacCATATCTTTTTTCCTGACTGGACATTAAGAATAGATTGCTGGCAAAATACAATTTCACCATATCTATTTGCTTTCTTTataggagaaggagagagaactAGATACTAAGAACATATATGCAAACCGCATGATGAAACCCTCATCAAAAAAAGATATGGAGAACAGCACAAAGCAAAAAGGTTAGGGGATTGTTTAcagttgttttgttgtcataacttctttttctttcagtaactgAATTCATGCCCATTATCACAGTGTAGTTTGGGGAAGGACTAACAGCACTTATGTGCTTTTGTTTCACATGTTTTTCAGCACCCAGCAGGAACAGCGGCAAGGCAGTGCAGACTAAAGACAGGTTATCTAGTCTGGGCTTCCCCACACCTCCTCCTGCTGTCACTGATACCAATGAATACAGCGAACAGGCACCAGATGAATACTTGTCTCTCAAGGTAAAGTGATTCCACTTATAAAGAGAAATTTGAACCTGttccatattttaaaaaatatttcggTTTAAAAGATTAACAAGCACAAGAGTTCTACTGTTATTTCAGCAAGCACTTTTTATTATATGATCTTTCTTGTTAAAGAAAACCCCTTTTCTAGAAAGCATATTGGTCATTGTCATAAAATCTAGCAAACTACAttgacaaaaacatattttaacataTAGGCCACTATTTGATCTGTCGTTGCCTTTATCAGTTGGCTTGAGGTATTAAGTGACTATGTTGTTTCGCATTATACAGGGTAATTCAAATCTTTTAAAGCAGCAGCAAGCACCACCATGTCCCTTGCTGTGCCTTAGTTTGGCACTTGTGTTACTGGGAAAATGGAGACACACATTGCCATTTACAGTGATGTAATGACATGGCTCTCTGGCCAGCTCCAGACCTTCAATCAAACTGTCAACAGAAAAttcaatatgaaaaaaagtaaaataaattcaaaatttatttGTAGAGCAAACAGAAACACTTTTTAACCAACATGTCGTTATCTGATAAATATCAACAAATTTCTCACAGGATTTAAAATGCCCCTTGCACTTGCTGCTGCTCTGCTATCTTAAATTAGTAGTTTCTTCAATCAAACTAATACCTTACACATTTATCTATTGAATACTAtacaaatgttttctttctaaCAGCCTACTGAGTGAGAAAAGTAGGCACACACTGAGAGAATCAGCACCTATGGGGCAGGGACAGCTCCATTTTGCATCACCTCAGTGACACAGTTCGTAGCATATTAAGAAGATATTATTCTATTATTTAAACAGAGTTTGTCTGCTGAAAGAAAGCTTTGATATCAGCTGACTGTCCATGTAAATTTACTGGTTTGTAGTCcgatcacagatgactctctgTCTCTTGTCTTCATGCCTATCCATTGATAAATCCATTGAAAAAGTGCACCTCAGTCCTGTTTCCTTCATTTTCAGACCATCCCTGTGCGGATCCCATTCACAATGCATGGCTTACACAAGAATTTTTAAAGTAACGCCTACTCCATCACAGCAGTTACACCCAGGCATAACTCAAACAGAGCTTAAGTCCAGCTGGCGCACAAGACAGAACTTTAAGTCGGTCGTAACTTCTGTCTCTCAGTGGGGTGTAACATTACGTATGACCAGCTGGTGCACTGAAGGTTCTACAACAGAACTGGTTCAGATCAAGCCCAGCACAAACCCTGGAACTGACACGGTGGAAAAGGGGTATCACTTAATACTAGTTCAACTTTTGTAACTGATTTGCACTCATCAATGACACTTCTCCCTCACTGATCAATCAAAATCCTAAAGGCTTGGGGCATAGGCTACTGAACACAGGCTTTCACTCATAggtacaaaacacaaaacaaaagaaaaaactttattaCATATGCTTTGATAAGAACTTTTTTCTCAATGATTGGATTGCCCTCTCATCCTCTTTTGCAGTTGcttcaagttttgtaaaaatacactctagttttaaaaattaatctttaaatcTGCACTCTATTGTATGCCTTCCTCTAATCTCTCTATGCTTCTTTCCCTCAATTTATTTATGTGATTAGGAGCTTGGCAGTGCAGACAGACAGGCGGAGGCAGACGATAGACGTCCAAATGAGGAACAGCAGAAACTGagtgacaaagaaaaagaaacagagaaggAGCTGGtgaaggagaaagagaaggaaaaagaggagaaacgGCAACTTGACCAGGAGCCAAATGTGATCGAGGAGAAATCAAAGAGACTAACAAAAGTGTGGGAAAATGACAAACAAgaggaagacaaaaaaatgacaggtTCCCAGTTTAATGAGGAGGGGGAAAGTGTCATGAAGCGTGGCCATGTCCAGGAAGAGGTGAACAAATGGAACTATGAtgctctgaccaatcagcaagCAGCAGAGGAAGCACGTCGCAAAAAAGAACTGCTGCTAGCCAAGATGCATGAAATAGACCTTTCCACAAAACGAGCCCAGGACACCATTTTTTCTGAGTCTAATCCTTCTAAGCTCTATATGGGCACCAGTGAACATTCATCTCCTCGTCCTTTTGAGCAGAGGAACCACAACTCCTCCATTTTTAACCTCACAGAATCAGAGGGACGTGCTGAAAGCAGAGAAGGACAGAGGAGATCAGGCATTGAAGGTGGAGCTTTTACAACAGGTATGGGGAGAAGAGCCCTACGACCCCAAATCTCTGATGACGATTTAGCATTCGGAAGCTACGCACCTTCTTTTGTAAATTCAACTTCTCGTGGTTCCTCAGGATTTCCTCCCCCTCCGCCCGCAGAGGACAGAGACTCTGCATTACAGGCGATAGGTATTTTCAGTCTCAGAGGGGTggacacagagagggaaaaggagACTGAAagatttgtggaaaaaaatagaaagtcTAACCTCATGCAGCAGCTGTTTGGTGCCATGCCATCGTCTGCAGGCGACAGCCACCCTAATAAAATGGAGGTCCTCAGCAGTCCTCCCTCCACCAGTGGAGTGCGTTCAAGAAGGGAAGGACTTTTTAACTTCAGTTCAGAGTCATCCACCCCTCCATCATCGTCTCTCAACACAATACATGTCACAGAGAGCAGACCTGCCATCCGTGCCATCACCTCGTTTAATGATGACGACATAGAGGAACTTACTTTATAAAATGCAGCGGCATCATAAATAAAGCATAGCGGGTCATCACATCATTCAGAGACAGCAGTAGGTGGTTTTAAAGTGTGAAGGACTAAGTGAAGAATACAGTTTTCAAAACATAAATATCTCTCACAAACAGAAGGAAACAGGACTAAAAAGGGCTTGAAACTTGAGGCTTAAATCCTAAACAACACTACATAAGCATTCATAGATTGATGCTAGTTAAACTCACAAGTATTGCAGATACAGGCATTTTTACTGGTTTCACTTAAGGTATTCTTCAGGTGGAACTGCAGTTTGTGTACTGGATAATGACACATAGTTTATCATACCAAAATGAGGATAGCAGAGCCATAACACTTACAATCAATAATCTAAACTGCAAGTAAAACACTTAGTTACATTTAAGTTTCTGTTATTGTTGGCTAGTTTGAGACTCTAGAATGAACCACTACATAAAACGACAATCACAGTGTTTAAACTGCTTGTTGAATGTCTGACAATTGTATATATCAGTCATGGAAAGCACACTTAAGTATTTCACAGTACTTTGACTTTACTTGAGTAGTTCTATTTTATGTTTCTTTGTATGATTCCCCTAGATTTCAAAGGGAAATATTGTACTTTATTGCCCAGTTCAGTTTTTGGCAGCTTTAGTAACTTTTCAGGGTCAGAAATTGAAGTAATGAACACATAACTATTTCAgtgatttaactttttatgaAGTTGGGCACCCTGTGTATTGAATAATTTTACACGTAGAACTTTGTTTATAATGTAATGCTTAAACTTgtatgctgttttttaaaagaaagactTTAATACAGGTGTTGAACTTGTACCAGAGCACTAAAAGTGTGTGGTTTGTTGcttacagtttttcacatttGCTCAGACACATCTCTTAAACTCCCTTTCCTGGAAACATTGAACAGAAATCTCAGTTTTCAAGCTATTTTCACAAAACCTCTACATCTGTGGGCAAAATCAAACAATCGCATCCAAACAGTTTTAACTGTGCTCAGAATCAAACTCTGTTCTGATATCGTAAACAGTAAAACACTACAGAGTGGTCATTAAACACTACACAGCAAGATAGAAAACACTGTGGTCAATGATTGCTCcaagaaaaagttcatttttgagGCAAAAGTGCAACAGCAAATAAGTAAAGTTCATTACGATAGATGATAGAGTTGTACAAAAGCAGTTACATTTTCcaaaacaagatttttaaaGGACTAAACCTTTTGCACACCTGGAAAGCTGAATACTGGAGAAGTCAACTGTCTGTGCTCAAATGGTGAcaactgttgatttttttttgttgttgcttccAGTGGCCACCAGTCAGCATCACAAGTGCATTACAATGTTAAATGTGTTTTGGGGAGTCAGACTGTATTTAGCGTTTTCTAAAAAGGGCAAGTgagttttgcacattttgtctGACCAGGAAAAGTGTTAAAGATTTTGCTAGCTCATGGCCGATGCAATAGTTTAGCAACTGATCTTTGGATCAGGGAATGGGAAACAGTGTTTTAGCAATTGTGAAAAACCGTAACCTAAGCAAGCCTACAGTTCCATTATctacaaaaactttttttttatttttacaaaaattaccCAGTGTTTGCTCTGAAATACCTAAATTTCTGCTGTTTAATGCCCATTACAAGAAAGATtgaatggacccttataaaaTACGTGAATGCTAAGTATGATGCTTAGTAAGTACTACTGGCCCTGGCTGAATATCCTGTAATGTGATGAACAGAACTTGATGGTTAAGACAATCAGCACTGCA encodes the following:
- the lca5 gene encoding lebercilin is translated as MESEIKSDFYEDNRDADQSRQSFRSAKKYSRESSSQKLKENFEENNQNEGEKNNGVESRSKTRTWRSDPDRDKMSDKEGQRSRQSFYSEDYENDSRSESPLSPYSRSRTPSPALERGARAKRISGSPLYKTGGLGRRGLSRPLRLGGLPLSQQHRRAVHSQSKESTPSKDLDLVTKRMLSARLLKINDLRNSLAELQLRADELQKENRILRQLQVRQEKALQRYDDTESEISQLLARHANETHVLRERLRRTQERERAVERRLKDSEDQLHRSHATITRLKKLVNQRELGERDELSRRLEEEKTRTQEAERKIKDLERSMELSNSSFQRQLAAERKKTISAQEEIRTLQEELERLTNKLKEKERELDTKNIYANRMMKPSSKKDMENSTKQKAPSRNSGKAVQTKDRLSSLGFPTPPPAVTDTNEYSEQAPDEYLSLKELGSADRQAEADDRRPNEEQQKLSDKEKETEKELVKEKEKEKEEKRQLDQEPNVIEEKSKRLTKVWENDKQEEDKKMTGSQFNEEGESVMKRGHVQEEVNKWNYDALTNQQAAEEARRKKELLLAKMHEIDLSTKRAQDTIFSESNPSKLYMGTSEHSSPRPFEQRNHNSSIFNLTESEGRAESREGQRRSGIEGGAFTTGMGRRALRPQISDDDLAFGSYAPSFVNSTSRGSSGFPPPPPAEDRDSALQAIGIFSLRGVDTEREKETERFVEKNRKSNLMQQLFGAMPSSAGDSHPNKMEVLSSPPSTSGVRSRREGLFNFSSESSTPPSSSLNTIHVTESRPAIRAITSFNDDDIEELTL